The Setaria viridis chromosome 2, Setaria_viridis_v4.0, whole genome shotgun sequence DNA window CAGGTGGAAAAGTATCCGAAAGCCCAAAAGCTTGTATGAAATGAACTGCATCAATTTGCCTGTGCCTGTTAACCAACTCTTCAATGATACCTGCAAAGATACAAAGTCAATAGAACCATCTTAAAGCACCAATTTCACGCAGAAAATCAATGCTTTGCACAGAACAGTAATGAAACTTTAGTTCCCTAGATGGTTGTGGGGCTTAGCGGCAATGAACTGCAGCACCCTAGCAAATTAAGGGATGAGAACACCTTGTGGCGTTCTGGGTGGATACCAACCTGGTATTCTCTCATTAAGACCAAGAGAGCGACAAGTCACAGCAGTCTGCTTGCGACGAGAGACAGCAACTACGATCTTGCATAGTTCATCTTCGTCAAGCACCGAATCAACATTAAAAGTTGTAAGAAGCTGCAGGAATGCCTGTGCTTCCAATGAATGGCCATTAGAAGCATCTAGGTCAACCTCAGCTAACTTACTCTTCCACTCTTCGGCAATTGCCTTGGCTTGCTCCTTAATTTCAGAGCTCCAAGGATCATTGCCACCTGGCTCCTTCGTCCCTAGTGCAGGTGCTATAGCTTCCATTAAAACAATACAGCTCCTGCGCTGGACCTGAAGGGCGTTTTGTTTATTCCCAGGCGAATTGGTTTGGTCTGGTGGGAAGAAACCCTCCAGGGAATCAAGCACAAAGCGGGCAGGGTCAGTTGCACATCTTAGTGCAACGGAAAGTTCATCACGAAGGCTAGGAAGTTTTTTACAATTTTCTGAAAGGAATTTCAGAAGGCCTTTGGTGTCCATCTGCTCACATAGTTCCTTCAATACAGGACGTGGCTTAACCTCAACAAGTGAAGCTTCAGATGGCTCAGCTGACCCACTAGCAGGGGTATTCTCCTCTGAAGCACGAGATGCATTGTTTCCATTGATTGAGGTACTCACCTTTTTGTCTTTGCTTCCATTGGCATCAAGTATATCAGCAAGCTCCACCTTATATTTTTGGCGCACCTCTGCTACAGAAGAGACAGCAGCGTCCTTAAGCTCCTGAAGCTGGTTCAAGGAAGCACGCTCTTTTGCAGAAACATTAGCCTCTTTCTCTGCAATCAGCCTACTAGcttcagttttcttttcttctaatgccttctgcttctcttccagttcatcaaatttgCTTCTGTATGACTTATCAACATTGAGGAAATATTCTTTGATATCTCCCCAGTTCATGCCATTCTGCAACTGCAGAGATGCTTCAGTGTGGGATTTCAACTTGCCAAATACTTCAGCAAGCTGTTCCAGCAAAGACATTGTAGACTCAGAACCACCAGAATTGTTCAGAGTAGCTTCCGTGGCCATTTTGCAACAAAACCAACGATTGCCTGAAGAGACACGAGATAATATATAGTGAGTTTGAGAATGGGAAGCGACCAAGAACAAATACAGATTGTTAACATGACAAATGACATGACAACTAAAAGGTTGAGTAAAGACAAAAGGTGGAAAGCTTTAGAACAAAGAATGTAAGCAAAACATGGAATTTTCATTCTAGCTCTGCTAATCCATTGGAGAAAAACAAACTAGATTGACAGTATCCGCaatcaaagaaaataaaatcccATATGGCCATATTATACTGGCGTGCTTTCCCCCTCATTTTGACAGTGAAGAAAGGAACACCTAACTTGTAGACTGGCACGTGTAATCTAGAAATTcccattttataaaaaaaaatgatgccATTGGACAGTTAATTTGACATCTGCTGTTAAAAACAAAAGGCATGGGATTGATGCTGATTGCTAAAGTAACACGTACAAACTATGTTTGTCCATTCAGTTCAAGTGCAATTTCAACTAAGTATTTTCTTATACCTATTTTTTTCCAGTATAGCCAAGCAGATTGTACAAAAGAACCAGACTAGCAGATCCGGGATTGATTCTGGGTTGAATTGGTGGAAACGTTATAATTATCAAATATCAAAGAAAAGCCCACACACGAAAACAACTTTGTGATCAGATTAGTATTAATAGTAGGCAAGTGGCATCAGTTCGGCCAATCCACCTTGTAACGATCACACGAAAATCAGCCT harbors:
- the LOC117842839 gene encoding uncharacterized protein gives rise to the protein MATEATLNNSGGSESTMSLLEQLAEVFGKLKSHTEASLQLQNGMNWGDIKEYFLNVDKSYRSKFDELEEKQKALEEKKTEASRLIAEKEANVSAKERASLNQLQELKDAAVSSVAEVRQKYKVELADILDANGSKDKKVSTSINGNNASRASEENTPASGSAEPSEASLVEVKPRPVLKELCEQMDTKGLLKFLSENCKKLPSLRDELSVALRCATDPARFVLDSLEGFFPPDQTNSPGNKQNALQVQRRSCIVLMEAIAPALGTKEPGGNDPWSSEIKEQAKAIAEEWKSKLAEVDLDASNGHSLEAQAFLQLLTTFNVDSVLDEDELCKIVVAVSRRKQTAVTCRSLGLNERIPGIIEELVNRHRQIDAVHFIQAFGLSDTFPPAPLLKTYVDELKDSFDNNGDATAAASKDDPKTKELLALRAVIKCIEEYKLQKEYSLGPLQKRVSELKPKSEKRPSSDAGRAYSKKPRGPGTSFPRRPAGPVGSAARRPPFPASNWQRAPAPMPSRAPAPMAPLPDRYGAADQYHYTPPAATYDTGAFSSYGEPFSAPKPFQYTPGSVAASYNSSHYKVAYGGPGALPGTSGYAGYSGGSGPSASSSYPNYLGSGYRPTQQP